The following is a genomic window from Flavobacterium crassostreae.
GTGATAGATAAGTTTTTGTTTTTATTGATCTTTGTATCCATGTGTATTGTTTGAGATGGCAATATAACTAAAAAAGAAGGTACGAGCCTAAAAACTGCTTTCATCCAAAGGCTTTGTAGAGGCTTTTTTTTCAAAAAACAACAAATAATACAAAACACACTATGATTTTAAAACGCTGAATAATAGCATTTTGTGGGTATTCATAAGATTTTTTTATTGGCTATAACAAAAAAAAAGGATTTTGTGCAAAATCCGCATAGTTTAAACAAACAACGATCCAACCACATCTAAATGTACCGGTAATGTTCCAGGACAAAAACGGTTTTCTACCAATTGTATGGCTGCGTTTTCTTGAAAAACAGCAAAATCTTGGTAGACCTGAACAATTCCAGAGGCCAATTGCAAATTAGGGATAACCGCTAAGGCATACGGATTACCAAATACATAAAGCACACATTTTTTGGATTGTAACAACTGGTTCAAGAACGCCAAAACCCCATCCGAAATCCCAAAGTTGTCTAACGGTTTGGCTTTTGGAACAAACAAGGCAACAATAAGTGTATCGTATTGGTGTAGTTGCTCTTTTAAAGAAACAATAACAGAAGGATCTTCATTCTCTATACAAAAACTAGGAGCTTGTAGCGTTGGAGCTATGGTCTCAAAAAAAGAATTGCTACTGGGTTGGTACAAACTCAATTGGGCCAAAGTACCTTTTTGAGCAGCCTCAAGCACTAGGGCAGTATTGGCAGTATCTTTTATTTTGGTAATGGTTTGTTGCGCTATTTTTTGGTTAAGATCTGCGGTGGTTTCAAAATCTAAAGTAGTTTTAATGGCAGTGTTAGGGGCAAATAAACCGGCTTTTTCTTTGCATTTTAACAACCGAGCATAGCTCTCTTCGATGCGTTGTGGAGTAGCATTTTGGAGGATTTCTTGCACCCCTTCGGGTATGTTTTCGGCAAAACACAACACATCATTACCGGCATTAAAAGCCTCCCACTCTAACTGGCCTTTTTTGGCATACAGTTGGGCAACGCTATGCATGTTTAGAGCATCCGAAATCACCAAACCATCAAATTTTAATTGCTTTCGCAAAAGGGTCTCAATAACGGTTTTGGATAGAGTAGCCGAAATATTTTTACCATCATGTAAGGCAGGAACCGCCAGATGGCCAATCATGATAGAATCTACGTTTTGTTCTATTGCCTTTATAAACGGATACCATTCATTGGCTGTTAATTGGTCTAGCGTTTCTTCTAAAACGGGCAAGCCTAAATGCGAATCTACGCTGGTGTTGCCATGACCTGGAAAGTGTTTTAGACATCCTAAAATTCCAACATCCCGCATTCCTCTGAGATACTCTAAGGCAAAGAGGCTTACTTTATGTTTGCTCTCTCCAAACGAACGATAGCCAATAACCGGATTATTAGGGTTGTTGTTAATGTCCGCTAGTGGTGCTAAGTTGTAATGAATTCCGGCGGCTTTTAAATCCAATCCAATTTGTTTGCCTACTTCATAAACCAAACCAGAGTCGCTCTCTGGCAATGCTCCAAGTGTTATGGCATAAGGGTATTGTGGGGTTTTTTCTACCCGCATGGCCAAGCCCCATTCTGCATCAATACTCATCAGTAGTGGTGTTGGGGCGCATTTTTGGTACCGTTGGATTAGTTGTTGTAAACGCTGGTAACTATGGTTGTTTAGGGCTACTTTTTTTTTGGTTTCGTAATTAGTTGCAGCACTGGCTCGACTATGAAAAAAAGTTAAACCTCCTATGTTATGGTCTCGGATTAATTTTTCGGTGGCCTGAATGTTTGCCTCGCTGTCATTGATAAAAACGGCTGGAAAAAAAAATTGTCCTATTTTTTGTTCTAATGTCATGGTTTGGTTTTTTTGTCTTTGGCTGTTTGTTTTTGGAATAGAAAAAAAATTAAATCCAAACCAACCGCTCCGGATGGATACTTATGGATTGGTATCTACTTTTTTGCCAAATGTTTTGGGATAGATTAAAAATTGGGATAAAATTATCCCGGGTACGGTCGCTAATAACACCCAAACAAAAAAATTGCCATAGCCTAAATATTCTTGTATAAAGCCGCTTGCCATACCTGGAAGCATCATTCCTAATGCCATAAAACCGGTTGCAATAGCGTAGTGTGCGGTTTTGGACTCTCCTTCGGCTACATAAATGAGGTACATCATAAAGGCAGCAAAACCAAATCCATAACCAAATTGTTCCGCTAGTACGGTTGCATAGATATAGTACAGGTTACTTGGATGAAAATGCGCCAGCAGTACAAAACCAATAATAGGCAAGTGCATGGCCAAAATCATGGGTAACATCCATTTGCCTAAGCCGTCTTTGGAGATAACGATGCCGCCAATAATACCGCCAATGGTTAGGGCTAGTACACCAAAGGTACCGTATATAATACCTACGTCTTGTGTGGTTAGCCCCATGCCGCCTACTGCAAGATCGTCAATTAAGAACGGAGTCAGCATTTTTAAAAGTTGGGATTCTCCTAGGCGAAATAACAAAATAAAAGCCAAAACAATACCTATTTGTTTTTTTTGAAAGAAACTAGAAAATACGGATGCAAAACTGGCTTTTGGGGCTGCAACAGAATTTTTTACCAAGGCAGTTTCGGATCTAGGTGTCGCAAAATAATTGTAAATAGTAAGCAACGTCATCAATGCTCCTACAAAAAGCATGGTGTAGGACCATGCTTTTTGTTTGTCACCATATTCTTGTTCTAGATACCCGCCAATGATCACAATTAGGCCGTTTCCGGTAAGCATAGAAAGTCTGTAAAAAGTGCTGCGTATTCCTAAAAAAAAGGATTGTTGGTCTTTTTGTAAAGCTAATAGATAAAAACCATCACTAGCTACATCATTAGAGGCAGAGGCAAATGCGGCTACCCAAAATATGGCAAGACTGATTACAAAAAAATGCTGCATCGGAAGGGTTGCTCCAACTGCCAAAAAAGCCAGAGAGATCACTAATTGCATGGCCAAAAACCATTTTCTTTTGGTGGCATACAAATCAATAAACGGACTCCATAATGGTTTGATTACCCATGGCAAGTACAATAGGCTGGTATAAATACCGATAGCTTCGTTAGGAATACCGAGGTTTTTGTACATTATCACCGATACGGATATGATAATTGCATAAGGCAGGCCTGAGGCAAAATTTAACACAGGAATCCAGTACCAGGCGCTGTTATTTTGGGTCTTCATTTTCGGTGGGTTCAATGGTTTTTTTAACGGCATTTGGGTTTAGTGTTGTAGGCAAGCTTTCGTTGCCATAAAAGTCAATGAACGAAAGGGCATAGGTGGTGTTGTTTTCGGAATTGTTTTTGGGCAGTACAATGCTAATGGTGTATTTTTTTTCTTGGATAGCAATTTTGTCTACTATTTGACTTGGGTTGTTGGTGTCTAATTGGGTGCTGTCTTTGGCGGCATATACCACTACATACCGTACCATAGAGTGTGTAGGATAGTTCAGTAGATAGGTGGTGGTGCTATCGGTTTGTTTTTTGTTGCAAACAGTAGGGATGTCCATTACTATTCTTCGGGAGTTTGGGACTACATACGGTAATGCAGGATATTTGTATTGGTTGTTGGCTAAGAGTTGGGTTACTGTTTTGTTTTTGTTGACAAAGACTTTGGCGCTAAAAAAAGCATTTCCTCCTAGGTTAGGGTAGGTTCTGGTTAGGTCAATTTGGCTGGGTATTTCATGGGGGTTGTACCAGTTTTTGTCTGAATCGGCATTGATTTTATAGCTTCCGTTGCCAATGTATATGGCGGTGTTTTTGGAGTTTTCGGCCCACCATTTTAATAATTTTGTGTAGGAGGCGGTACGGTGGTTTCTGCTCCAGTATAGTTGGGGTACTAGATAATCAATCCAACAGTTTTCCATCCATGCCATAGGATCTGCAAATAAATCGTCATAATTGGTTTGTCCGGATTGGGTATCGGAGCCTTTTGGATCTACGGATTTATTGCGCCATACTCCAAAGGGACTGATTCCGAATTGCACCCAAGGTTTGGCTTTTTTGATAGATAAGGATACCGCTAGTACAAAATCATTGACGTTCTTGCGTCTCCAATCTTCTAGGGATAATCCGTCTGCATATTTTGAGTAGGAGGCGGTGTCATTAAAATCTTCTCGGGCTACTTTGTAGGGATAAAAATAATCATCAAAGTGGATGGCATCAATGTCATATTTGCGTACTACCTCGTCTACTACGGCTATTAAATGGGATTGTACCTCTGGGAGTGCAGGGTCATAGTAGTATTTTCCGCCGTATTTTAACATCCACTCGGGGTGTTTGTACCAGTCGTGTTGTTTGCTTAGTTGGGCGGTGTTGAGGTCCATGGTGGCGCGATAGGGGTTTAGCCAGGCATGAAATTCAAAGCCTTGTAGGTGGGATTGGGTAACCATCCAGGCGAGTAAATCTACGTTGTTGGCGGGGGCTTGTCCTTGTTTGCCGGTGAGGTATTTGGACCAAGGGGCTAGTTGTGTGGGGTAGAAGGCGTCTCCGGCGGTTCGGATTTGTACGATTACGGCATTGTAATGTAATTTTTTGTAAGTGTCTAGTATTTCAAGAAAATCTGCTTTTTGTTTCTCTATGGAGTCGTTGCCAGATTTTGGCCAGTCTATATTTGCTACGGTGGCTATCCAAACAGCTCGGAATTCGTTTTTGGGATGGCTGGTTGGTTCTTGTGCATTTGCTTGATTTATAGAAAGGATAAGAAGCAACAAGAGGGATAGTAGGTGGTTGTTTTGGGTCATTGTTAGTAATTTAAATAAAGATCAAAAATAGTTTTTTTATGGAATTTTATGCCCTATTATTGGTATTATAATTTTAGAAGTTTTTTGGTGGGTGGCTGGTTTTTTTGTAGAACTGCGGTTTTGCTAGCCCCAACAGTAGTGAAAAGCCTTTGTAGGCTGCTGGCTGTTTTTTATGGTAGGCACAGAGCGACCAAAGGAAGCTCCTGTGCGTGCCTATAAAAAAGGCCGGCAGCCAAAAAGCTTGTAACGGATGCTGGGAATGGCTCCAAAAAATAAAAAACAAATAGGGATGCAAATTGAAATTGTTTTATACATTTGGATTTTAAATTTTAGATTGCATTATATTTAAGATATAGGCTAGATTTTTATATACTATTAATTTTTACTAATAATTTCCTGATTATGGCCCTTTCGAGTTTGTTTAGAAAAAAAACGGTTCAAGATATTTTAAAACAGGTAGCCCAGAATGAAACCGATGGACATGCTGCTCTAGGTAGGCATTTGACGGCTAGAGATTTGACGGCTTTTGGTATTGCTGCCATTGTGGGTGCGGGTATTTTTAGTACCATTGGTAAGGCTAGTGCGGATGGGGGACCTGCGGTGATTTTTTTGTTTTTGTTTACGGCTTTGGCTTGTAGTTTTGCGGCTTTTGCTTATGCGGAGTTTGCTTCGATGGTTCCGGTTTCGGGGAGTGCTTATACGTATTCGTATGTGGCCTTTGGGGAGTTAATTGCTTGGATTATAGGTTGGGCTCTTATTATGGAATATGCCATTGGTAATATTACGGTGGCCATATCGTGGAGTGATTATTTTACGGGTTTGTTAGAGAGTGGTGGTATTTTGTTGCCGCAATGGGTTCAGATGGATTATTTGACGGCTTCTAACGGTTTTAGGGATGCTACGGCACTGATGCA
Proteins encoded in this region:
- a CDS encoding glycoside hydrolase family 3 protein, with translation MTLEQKIGQFFFPAVFINDSEANIQATEKLIRDHNIGGLTFFHSRASAATNYETKKKVALNNHSYQRLQQLIQRYQKCAPTPLLMSIDAEWGLAMRVEKTPQYPYAITLGALPESDSGLVYEVGKQIGLDLKAAGIHYNLAPLADINNNPNNPVIGYRSFGESKHKVSLFALEYLRGMRDVGILGCLKHFPGHGNTSVDSHLGLPVLEETLDQLTANEWYPFIKAIEQNVDSIMIGHLAVPALHDGKNISATLSKTVIETLLRKQLKFDGLVISDALNMHSVAQLYAKKGQLEWEAFNAGNDVLCFAENIPEGVQEILQNATPQRIEESYARLLKCKEKAGLFAPNTAIKTTLDFETTADLNQKIAQQTITKIKDTANTALVLEAAQKGTLAQLSLYQPSSNSFFETIAPTLQAPSFCIENEDPSVIVSLKEQLHQYDTLIVALFVPKAKPLDNFGISDGVLAFLNQLLQSKKCVLYVFGNPYALAVIPNLQLASGIVQVYQDFAVFQENAAIQLVENRFCPGTLPVHLDVVGSLFV
- a CDS encoding MFS transporter, producing the protein MKTQNNSAWYWIPVLNFASGLPYAIIISVSVIMYKNLGIPNEAIGIYTSLLYLPWVIKPLWSPFIDLYATKRKWFLAMQLVISLAFLAVGATLPMQHFFVISLAIFWVAAFASASNDVASDGFYLLALQKDQQSFFLGIRSTFYRLSMLTGNGLIVIIGGYLEQEYGDKQKAWSYTMLFVGALMTLLTIYNYFATPRSETALVKNSVAAPKASFASVFSSFFQKKQIGIVLAFILLFRLGESQLLKMLTPFLIDDLAVGGMGLTTQDVGIIYGTFGVLALTIGGIIGGIVISKDGLGKWMLPMILAMHLPIIGFVLLAHFHPSNLYYIYATVLAEQFGYGFGFAAFMMYLIYVAEGESKTAHYAIATGFMALGMMLPGMASGFIQEYLGYGNFFVWVLLATVPGIILSQFLIYPKTFGKKVDTNP
- a CDS encoding glycoside hydrolase family 10 protein, with translation MTQNNHLLSLLLLLILSINQANAQEPTSHPKNEFRAVWIATVANIDWPKSGNDSIEKQKADFLEILDTYKKLHYNAVIVQIRTAGDAFYPTQLAPWSKYLTGKQGQAPANNVDLLAWMVTQSHLQGFEFHAWLNPYRATMDLNTAQLSKQHDWYKHPEWMLKYGGKYYYDPALPEVQSHLIAVVDEVVRKYDIDAIHFDDYFYPYKVAREDFNDTASYSKYADGLSLEDWRRKNVNDFVLAVSLSIKKAKPWVQFGISPFGVWRNKSVDPKGSDTQSGQTNYDDLFADPMAWMENCWIDYLVPQLYWSRNHRTASYTKLLKWWAENSKNTAIYIGNGSYKINADSDKNWYNPHEIPSQIDLTRTYPNLGGNAFFSAKVFVNKNKTVTQLLANNQYKYPALPYVVPNSRRIVMDIPTVCNKKQTDSTTTYLLNYPTHSMVRYVVVYAAKDSTQLDTNNPSQIVDKIAIQEKKYTISIVLPKNNSENNTTYALSFIDFYGNESLPTTLNPNAVKKTIEPTENEDPK